One part of the Algibacter sp. L1A34 genome encodes these proteins:
- a CDS encoding terminase gpP N-terminus-related DNA-binding protein, producing the protein MKIKLCPNCGSDRNIKSGIVNDRQRYKCKECGYFFTVNKIGKKIDDYYVNKSLQLYLEGLTYREIERILGISHVSIMNWVKKYNIKRPYNSNYHPTYKILNALELGKYFANAENIKGAGVVVTELGDKFMLIKWERFKD; encoded by the coding sequence ATGAAAATTAAACTATGTCCAAATTGCGGTTCAGATAGAAATATAAAGAGTGGAATTGTAAATGATAGACAGCGTTATAAGTGTAAGGAATGCGGCTATTTTTTTACTGTAAATAAGATAGGGAAGAAGATAGACGATTATTATGTTAACAAGTCTCTTCAGTTGTATCTAGAAGGGTTGACCTATCGGGAGATTGAGCGTATTTTAGGTATTTCTCATGTTAGTATAATGAACTGGGTTAAGAAGTATAATATTAAACGTCCTTATAATTCTAATTACCATCCAACATATAAGATATTAAATGCTCTTGAGCTAGGTAAATACTTTGCTAACGCTGAGAATATTAAAGGAGCAGGTGTTGTTGTTACCGAGTTGGGGGATAAGTTTATGCTTATAAAATGGGAGCGTTTTAAAGATTAA
- a CDS encoding LytR/AlgR family response regulator transcription factor: MITCIAVDDEPLALRQVVSYIEQTPFLQLSAKFTNASLVKEYLKTNAIDLMFLDINMPDLSGMELAKSLKNPPKIIFTTAYSDYAIESYKVNAVDYLLKPIEYNDFLSASTKAEDFIKKDTLLKTEIKKTGDYLFIKSGQKHIRINFNDIEYLESQKEYVCIHLVNRAPVKTLIRLKNIEEVLPQENFMRIHRSFIVNLNHIITVERNRIIYSDKRFIVVSDTYIDQFKEFISNNFFS, translated from the coding sequence ATGATAACCTGTATAGCAGTAGACGATGAACCTCTAGCATTGAGGCAGGTTGTTTCTTACATTGAGCAAACGCCATTTCTGCAACTTTCTGCAAAATTCACGAATGCATCATTGGTTAAGGAATACCTGAAAACTAACGCTATAGATTTGATGTTTTTAGATATTAATATGCCAGATCTTAGTGGTATGGAATTGGCCAAATCACTTAAAAATCCGCCTAAAATAATTTTCACCACAGCTTATAGTGATTATGCCATAGAAAGCTACAAAGTAAATGCTGTAGATTATTTGCTAAAACCAATTGAATACAACGATTTCTTATCTGCATCTACCAAAGCTGAAGACTTTATAAAAAAAGATACGCTTCTAAAAACAGAAATTAAAAAGACTGGTGATTACCTGTTTATCAAATCTGGACAAAAGCATATCCGAATCAATTTTAACGATATAGAATATCTAGAATCTCAAAAAGAATATGTCTGTATCCATTTAGTAAATAGAGCTCCTGTAAAAACATTAATTCGTCTTAAAAATATTGAAGAAGTATTACCTCAGGAAAATTTTATGCGTATTCACCGTTCCTTTATTGTTAACCTCAACCATATTATTACCGTAGAACGTAACCGAATTATTTACAGCGATAAAAGATTTATTGTTGTGAGCGACACTTACATCGATCAATTTAAAGAATTTATTAGTAACAACTTTTTCAGCTAA
- a CDS encoding DUF4212 domain-containing protein — translation MSEKQDNASAYWKENIKYLAILLVIWFVVSFGCGILFREELNQIRLGGFKLGFWFAQQGSIYVFVILIFVYVRLMNKLDKKYGYDE, via the coding sequence ATGAGTGAAAAACAAGACAACGCATCGGCGTACTGGAAAGAAAACATCAAGTATTTAGCAATATTACTTGTTATATGGTTTGTCGTGTCCTTTGGATGTGGAATTCTATTTAGAGAAGAATTAAACCAAATTAGACTTGGCGGTTTTAAGCTAGGCTTTTGGTTTGCCCAACAAGGATCGATATATGTATTCGTGATTTTAATATTCGTATACGTAAGATTAATGAACAAATTAGATAAAAAATACGGTTACGACGAGTAA
- a CDS encoding sensor histidine kinase: MNLEFLNKRNSKIFELIFISAFWLLLFTAPLFFQWINVDTVNWNIIFNVWFDYLPLLIIFCINRVILIPLFLFKSRVSLYILSATLLIALTVLGSITIRQQENPQQAPPLHGQNLLQFPDSNKELRQRKTRKQEAPTSATPPYINLILLSILLVGFDTGMNLSVKWAQGLQEKAEIEKENIKNELAFLRNQISPHFLMNTLNNIHSLVDFDTKEAKSSIAKLSVLMRHLLYESDATPTTLIKEINFINSYIELMKLRFSEEIDIQFNLPEQLPDITIPSLLFTNILENAFKYGISYDEKSFVHINLFIHKNELEFSISNSLHKKKKPKEQPGIGIENTEKRLKLLFKNNYTFTHTEHDKIFNSTIKIPI, from the coding sequence ATGAATCTAGAATTCTTAAACAAACGCAATTCAAAGATTTTTGAGTTAATTTTTATTTCAGCCTTTTGGTTGTTATTATTTACCGCACCCCTATTCTTTCAGTGGATTAACGTCGATACAGTTAATTGGAACATCATTTTTAATGTTTGGTTCGATTACTTACCGCTACTCATTATATTTTGCATAAACAGAGTTATTTTAATTCCTCTGTTTTTATTTAAATCTAGAGTTTCTTTATATATACTTTCTGCAACGCTATTAATTGCACTAACCGTTCTTGGCTCTATAACAATACGGCAACAGGAAAACCCACAACAAGCACCACCATTACACGGGCAAAATCTACTGCAGTTTCCTGATTCTAATAAAGAACTCAGACAAAGAAAGACAAGAAAACAAGAAGCCCCAACATCTGCAACACCACCCTATATAAACCTTATATTATTATCAATTTTATTGGTAGGTTTTGATACAGGAATGAACCTTTCTGTAAAATGGGCACAGGGACTGCAGGAAAAAGCCGAGATAGAAAAAGAAAATATTAAAAATGAATTAGCATTTTTACGCAATCAAATTAGTCCGCACTTTTTAATGAATACACTCAATAATATTCATTCCTTGGTTGATTTCGATACTAAAGAAGCAAAAAGTTCCATTGCCAAACTTTCTGTATTAATGCGCCATTTGTTATACGAATCCGACGCAACGCCAACTACTTTAATAAAAGAAATAAATTTCATTAATAGTTATATTGAACTCATGAAATTACGGTTTAGCGAAGAGATTGATATTCAATTTAACTTACCAGAACAGCTACCCGATATCACTATTCCGTCATTACTTTTCACAAACATTCTAGAAAACGCGTTTAAGTATGGTATAAGCTATGATGAAAAATCATTCGTTCATATTAACTTATTTATTCATAAAAACGAGCTTGAATTTAGTATATCCAACAGTTTACATAAAAAGAAAAAACCCAAAGAACAGCCTGGAATAGGTATAGAAAATACTGAAAAGCGCCTTAAATTACTTTTCAAAAATAATTATACATTTACCCATACAGAGCACGACAAGATATTTAATTCAACTATTAAGATACCTATATGA
- a CDS encoding DUF1566 domain-containing protein translates to MIYYSKKLFTALSLFLSVISVAKAQSNYAIVDTGVKVFYSDKAIIAEPTKAQPYYGQDATYTGNQPSYNDNNDGTITDHVTGLVWEKDMGAKMTFDEAFKKAKESNLGGYTDWRVPTIKELYSLILFTGKVKGAVAIDKFIDTEYFNQPLGNTNIGEREIDAQTWSATEYVGKTMRKDATIFGVNFVDGRIKGYPKYKPRTGDENTMYFRMVRGNTEYGKNNFIDNRDGTISDYATGLMWQKTDDGKGRDWESSLEYAENLELANYSDWRLPNTKALQSIVDYSRSPQTTNSPATNPIFNTTEINDPEGKSGQYPYFWTSTTHLDGRNPSASAVYIAFGEGQGKMRGTLMDVHGAGCQRSDPKSGSKDNYPQFFGPQGDVRYVYNFIRCVRDITE, encoded by the coding sequence ATGATATATTATAGCAAAAAACTATTTACGGCGCTTAGCCTATTTTTGTCGGTTATTTCTGTGGCAAAAGCCCAATCTAACTATGCTATTGTAGATACAGGTGTAAAAGTATTTTATAGCGATAAAGCCATAATAGCAGAACCAACCAAAGCACAGCCTTATTATGGGCAAGATGCAACATACACTGGCAATCAACCATCTTACAACGATAATAACGACGGCACTATTACAGACCACGTTACTGGCTTGGTTTGGGAAAAAGATATGGGAGCAAAAATGACTTTTGATGAGGCCTTTAAAAAAGCTAAAGAATCAAACCTTGGAGGTTATACAGACTGGCGAGTTCCAACAATAAAAGAATTGTATTCACTTATTTTATTTACGGGTAAAGTTAAAGGCGCTGTTGCCATAGATAAGTTTATTGATACCGAATATTTTAATCAGCCACTTGGAAACACAAATATTGGGGAACGTGAAATTGATGCACAAACTTGGTCGGCAACAGAATATGTAGGCAAAACTATGAGAAAAGACGCCACTATTTTTGGCGTTAATTTTGTTGATGGAAGAATCAAGGGCTATCCTAAATATAAACCCAGAACAGGAGATGAAAACACCATGTACTTCCGTATGGTTCGAGGAAATACTGAATATGGAAAAAATAATTTTATCGATAATCGAGATGGTACAATAAGCGATTATGCTACCGGATTAATGTGGCAAAAAACTGATGATGGAAAAGGACGAGATTGGGAATCATCTTTAGAATATGCCGAAAACTTAGAACTCGCAAACTATTCCGATTGGCGTTTACCCAATACCAAAGCGCTACAAAGTATTGTAGATTACTCAAGGTCGCCTCAAACAACAAATTCTCCGGCTACAAACCCTATATTCAACACAACAGAAATAAATGACCCAGAAGGAAAGTCTGGACAGTACCCTTATTTTTGGACGAGCACAACACATTTAGATGGTCGAAATCCATCTGCTAGTGCTGTTTATATTGCTTTTGGCGAGGGACAAGGAAAAATGAGAGGAACATTAATGGATGTTCATGGTGCGGGCTGCCAAAGAAGCGATCCTAAAAGTGGAAGTAAAGATAATTACCCGCAGTTTTTTGGACCTCAAGGCGATGTTCGCTATGTATATAATTTTATAAGATGTGTAAGAGATATAACAGAATAA
- a CDS encoding DUF294 nucleotidyltransferase-like domain-containing protein has translation MSTNNSQRIYDFLKAYPPFDILEKNQLKLITSKIRTLHLKPNQLVFSQKETPHEYFYVVAQGAIELRAKMEESSILLDICDEGDVFGLRPLIQKDNYLMSANAKEESIIYGIPIATFKDIIKENNKVYNFIIASFTTNIKDLYSKNEPSELFANEDIIKKSNLFFDSQLATYSTNPITCKKGTSIKESAQSMSEHQVGSIVIEKNNKPIGIITNKDLRSKIATGLVSIEENVTQIMSSPVITVSDDITVAEAQIIMLKYNISHLCITTKGDTNSDLKGILSERDILILRGNNPSAFIKNIKRAKDIEALTLIREKTSTLLAQYLEQKTPIIFISKIISEINKSITNKIIEFSLNEMPYTPPVKFAWLSLGSQGRNEQLLITDQDNALVFEDVNEELHKTIKAYFLEFTKKVTAKLNKVGFEYCPADMMASNPKWCLSLSEWKSQFNHWIQKPSEKSIMMCTIFFDFNCLNGEEGLAKEISKSIIKSINSFDIFLNYLGRNAILNPPPIGFFRQLIVESNGAHKNEFDLKARALMPLIDAARLLTLSHQIENKVNTIDRYQTLAELEPQNKDLYESCIDSFKILQRHRSEQGLLHNDSGRYLKLQTLSKSEKLRLKGCFKPIKDVQGLLTTRYKLSQIM, from the coding sequence GTGAGCACTAACAATTCGCAGAGAATTTATGATTTCTTAAAAGCGTATCCTCCGTTTGATATTCTTGAAAAAAATCAATTAAAACTAATTACATCAAAAATTAGAACACTCCATTTAAAACCTAACCAACTCGTGTTTTCTCAGAAAGAAACGCCGCATGAGTATTTTTATGTTGTAGCTCAAGGCGCTATAGAATTACGTGCAAAAATGGAAGAAAGCTCTATTTTATTAGATATTTGCGACGAAGGCGATGTCTTTGGATTACGTCCTTTAATTCAAAAAGACAACTATTTAATGAGTGCAAATGCAAAAGAAGAATCTATTATTTATGGTATTCCTATAGCGACATTTAAAGATATCATTAAAGAAAACAACAAAGTCTATAATTTTATAATTGCAAGTTTCACAACCAATATTAAAGACCTTTATTCTAAAAACGAACCAAGCGAGTTATTTGCAAATGAAGATATTATCAAAAAAAGCAATTTGTTTTTTGATAGTCAACTTGCAACTTACAGTACTAATCCCATTACCTGTAAAAAAGGCACTTCAATAAAAGAAAGCGCTCAATCTATGAGTGAGCATCAAGTAGGCTCCATTGTTATTGAAAAAAACAATAAACCAATAGGCATTATAACAAATAAGGATTTACGATCTAAAATTGCTACTGGACTTGTTTCTATTGAAGAAAATGTAACACAAATAATGTCCTCTCCGGTTATTACAGTTTCAGACGATATAACAGTAGCCGAAGCTCAAATAATCATGTTAAAATATAATATCTCACATTTATGTATTACCACTAAAGGCGATACTAATTCTGATTTAAAAGGAATATTATCTGAGCGTGATATACTTATTTTAAGAGGAAACAATCCTTCTGCTTTTATAAAAAACATTAAACGAGCAAAAGATATTGAAGCTTTAACACTTATTCGTGAAAAAACAAGCACGCTTTTAGCTCAATATCTTGAGCAAAAAACACCGATAATTTTTATTTCAAAAATAATATCTGAAATTAATAAATCTATTACAAACAAAATAATTGAATTTTCTTTAAATGAAATGCCCTATACGCCTCCTGTAAAATTTGCTTGGTTATCACTAGGTAGCCAGGGTAGAAATGAACAATTACTAATAACAGACCAGGATAACGCTTTGGTTTTTGAAGATGTAAATGAAGAATTACATAAAACAATAAAAGCCTATTTCTTAGAATTTACTAAAAAGGTAACAGCAAAATTAAACAAAGTAGGATTTGAATACTGCCCGGCAGATATGATGGCCAGTAACCCTAAATGGTGCCTATCTTTAAGCGAGTGGAAAAGCCAATTTAACCATTGGATACAAAAACCTTCTGAAAAAAGTATAATGATGTGTACTATTTTTTTTGATTTTAACTGTTTGAATGGAGAAGAAGGTTTAGCAAAAGAAATATCAAAAAGTATTATTAAATCGATTAATTCTTTTGATATATTTTTAAATTACCTAGGACGAAATGCTATACTAAACCCACCTCCTATTGGATTTTTCAGACAATTAATTGTAGAATCTAATGGAGCACATAAAAATGAATTCGATTTAAAAGCAAGAGCTTTAATGCCTTTAATTGATGCGGCAAGACTATTAACACTTTCTCATCAAATTGAAAACAAGGTTAACACCATAGATCGTTATCAAACTTTAGCAGAATTGGAACCTCAAAATAAAGACCTATATGAGTCTTGTATCGATTCATTTAAAATTTTACAAAGGCATCGATCTGAACAAGGATTGCTACACAATGATTCCGGAAGATACTTGAAACTTCAAACTTTAAGTAAATCTGAAAAATTGCGTCTAAAAGGATGTTTTAAACCCATAAAAGATGTTCAAGGATTATTAACTACACGATATAAATTATCTCAAATAATGTAA
- a CDS encoding metallophosphoesterase gives MRTYSLFTILLLCLAILLIDIAAFYWLQSITKLIPSVLLKTIINILFWSFTVGLISAIIVLKIKLDDINPKRKQLLISSLYGLTISSFIPKFLFVIIISILFFSNYIFSEKESLIIIPLIGLFSGFLPFYIVMYSIFKAVYHFKIHRHKIEFSNLPKSFDGLKIVQISDLHLGSFNYRYKVLEKAIKLINDLHPDLIFFTGDLVNNYAWELVGWDKVFKKLIAKKGKYAIFGNHDYGDYSQWNSDEKKEENLNKIKEFYKNIDFKLLLNTSEIIQINQDKIAVIGIENWGKPPFKQYGDLQKALKNTSDIVFKILLSHDPNHWNEEVIDATDIALTLSGHTHGMQAAINFKNNSWSPIKYKYKHWAGLYQHNNQSLYVNRGLGWLGFPGRLGMRPEITLIKLKRKE, from the coding sequence ATGCGCACTTATTCATTATTTACAATCTTGCTATTATGTTTAGCAATCTTGCTAATAGATATTGCAGCATTTTATTGGTTACAGTCTATTACCAAATTAATTCCATCAGTACTTTTAAAAACTATTATTAATATTTTATTTTGGTCATTTACTGTTGGTTTAATATCGGCAATTATTGTCCTAAAAATAAAATTAGATGATATTAACCCAAAACGTAAACAATTGCTAATTTCATCATTGTATGGACTTACGATTTCTTCTTTTATTCCTAAATTTTTATTTGTTATAATAATCTCTATTTTATTTTTCAGCAACTATATATTTTCAGAAAAAGAATCCTTAATTATTATTCCTCTTATTGGTTTATTCTCTGGATTTCTACCCTTTTATATTGTTATGTATTCCATATTTAAAGCGGTGTATCATTTTAAAATCCATCGTCATAAAATAGAGTTTAGTAATTTACCTAAATCGTTTGATGGTTTAAAAATTGTTCAAATATCCGATTTGCATTTGGGTAGCTTTAATTACCGCTATAAAGTTTTAGAAAAAGCGATTAAGCTAATAAATGATTTGCATCCAGACCTAATTTTTTTTACCGGAGATTTAGTTAATAATTATGCTTGGGAACTGGTTGGCTGGGATAAAGTGTTCAAAAAATTAATTGCTAAAAAAGGTAAATATGCCATTTTTGGAAATCATGATTATGGTGATTATAGCCAATGGAATTCTGATGAAAAAAAAGAAGAAAACTTAAATAAAATTAAAGAGTTTTATAAAAATATAGATTTCAAATTATTATTAAATACATCCGAAATCATTCAAATTAATCAAGATAAAATAGCCGTAATTGGTATCGAAAATTGGGGAAAACCTCCGTTTAAGCAATATGGTGATTTGCAAAAAGCCTTAAAAAACACTTCAGATATTGTATTTAAAATTTTACTTTCTCATGATCCTAACCATTGGAACGAAGAGGTTATAGATGCAACAGATATCGCACTTACCCTTTCCGGACATACCCATGGTATGCAAGCTGCCATTAATTTTAAAAATAATTCGTGGAGTCCTATAAAATATAAGTACAAACATTGGGCTGGTTTATATCAACATAATAATCAGTCTTTATATGTTAATAGAGGCCTCGGTTGGCTTGGATTTCCAGGTAGATTGGGAATGCGACCAGAAATAACTTTAATTAAATTAAAGCGCAAAGAATAA
- a CDS encoding nicotinate-nucleotide adenylyltransferase yields the protein MGLTSQINAQEPTLTVQLPEVYIVHNYKYLSSANSEEAAIPVENLQIKVSDFNIKDLDVYTDENDLYDVYFIIPEGKVLASYNDKGILLSTAERYTDTELPSLVVKAINNRFPNWSVTKNVYLVNYHESSKTKKLYKITLENGNRRIRVKVDEMGLFQ from the coding sequence TTGGGATTAACTTCCCAAATAAATGCCCAAGAGCCAACCTTAACGGTACAACTTCCCGAAGTTTATATTGTTCATAATTATAAATACTTGAGCAGCGCAAATTCAGAAGAAGCCGCCATTCCGGTTGAAAACCTGCAAATAAAAGTAAGTGATTTCAATATAAAGGATTTGGATGTCTATACTGATGAAAATGATCTATACGATGTATATTTTATTATTCCAGAAGGGAAAGTACTTGCTTCCTATAACGATAAGGGAATTTTATTGAGTACTGCAGAAAGATATACTGATACAGAATTACCTAGTCTCGTTGTAAAAGCGATTAATAACAGGTTTCCAAATTGGTCTGTAACAAAAAACGTGTATTTAGTTAATTATCACGAATCTAGTAAGACAAAAAAACTATACAAAATCACACTTGAAAATGGTAATCGACGAATTAGAGTTAAAGTTGACGAAATGGGGCTTTTTCAATAG
- a CDS encoding CDP-alcohol phosphatidyltransferase family protein → MLTFKNFNIADWFSFYRIFAAPFLLALIWFDLRLIFTWLLLISYSTDAIDGYLARKLKITSPRGSQLDSFGDQITLIVGLTGLLYFENDFIKENLILILIAFVPYIIQMLIAYFKYGKATAFHTYLAKLSAVFQSLFILWSLFFTPEYTLFFIMIVIGLLETFEEITLIYMFDNWASDVKGIYWALRDKRRLKK, encoded by the coding sequence ATGCTTACTTTTAAAAACTTCAATATTGCTGATTGGTTTTCATTTTATAGAATATTTGCTGCACCATTTTTATTGGCTTTAATTTGGTTTGATTTAAGATTGATTTTTACTTGGCTCCTATTAATAAGTTACTCTACCGATGCTATTGATGGTTATTTAGCAAGGAAGTTAAAAATTACAAGTCCAAGAGGGTCGCAACTCGATTCTTTTGGAGACCAAATAACACTTATAGTTGGTCTAACTGGGTTATTATATTTTGAAAATGATTTCATAAAAGAAAACCTAATTTTAATTCTTATCGCTTTTGTTCCTTACATTATTCAAATGCTGATAGCGTATTTTAAGTATGGTAAAGCCACTGCTTTTCATACGTATTTAGCGAAACTATCAGCCGTTTTTCAAAGTTTATTTATTCTATGGTCGCTATTTTTTACACCAGAATATACTTTATTCTTTATAATGATTGTTATTGGGCTATTAGAAACCTTTGAAGAAATCACTCTCATTTATATGTTCGATAATTGGGCATCAGATGTAAAAGGAATTTATTGGGCTTTGAGAGACAAGCGCCGCTTAAAAAAGTAA
- a CDS encoding DUF1566 domain-containing protein, with protein MNIKHINFLAIFILTITLFSCNNDESEISDDASTLDTTDKTYPIVDTGVFEFYSNDALITAPTSGQDFYGQDATYNGNQPSYTNNGDGTVTDNITGLMWQQDMGDKMSYSDAAALVETISLGDHTDWRIPTIKELYSLANFTGRCFGDDAVDLFIDTNYFEQPIGDESIGEREIDGQTWSKTHYAGLIMNGDEAIFGYNFVDGRLKGYPKYKPADGSPNTMYFRMVRGNESYGENNFTDNGDGTITDLATGLMWQQADNGNTYDWENALDYAESLTLAEHGDWRMPNAKELQSIVDYTRSPSTTSSPAIDPLFSCTPIIDTDGNTGQYGYYWSSSPLQDGPTPYTDAVYFCFGKAQGVMNGNLMDVHGAGAQRNDPKSGDATDFPDNFGPQGDVRYVYNFIRCVRDVN; from the coding sequence ATGAATATTAAACATATTAATTTTTTAGCAATCTTTATACTTACCATTACATTATTTTCATGTAATAATGACGAATCAGAGATATCAGATGATGCTTCTACTTTGGACACAACAGACAAAACCTATCCAATTGTAGATACAGGTGTTTTCGAGTTTTACAGTAATGATGCTCTAATAACAGCACCAACTTCGGGGCAAGATTTTTACGGGCAAGACGCAACTTACAATGGAAATCAACCATCGTATACCAACAATGGTGACGGAACAGTTACTGATAATATAACAGGTTTAATGTGGCAACAAGATATGGGCGATAAAATGTCTTATTCAGATGCTGCAGCATTAGTAGAAACTATAAGTTTGGGGGATCATACAGACTGGAGAATACCTACTATCAAAGAATTGTACTCATTAGCTAATTTTACAGGAAGATGCTTTGGCGATGATGCCGTAGACCTATTTATCGATACCAATTATTTTGAACAACCTATTGGAGATGAATCTATAGGAGAAAGAGAAATAGATGGACAAACTTGGTCTAAAACACATTATGCGGGACTTATAATGAATGGAGATGAGGCCATTTTTGGTTATAATTTTGTTGATGGTCGATTAAAAGGATACCCTAAATATAAGCCTGCAGATGGTTCTCCTAACACTATGTATTTTAGAATGGTAAGAGGTAACGAATCTTATGGCGAAAACAACTTTACAGACAATGGTGATGGTACTATTACAGACCTTGCAACAGGTTTAATGTGGCAACAAGCAGATAATGGTAATACTTACGACTGGGAAAACGCATTAGATTACGCCGAGTCACTTACACTTGCCGAACATGGCGACTGGAGAATGCCGAATGCTAAAGAATTACAGAGTATTGTTGATTATACACGAAGCCCTTCAACGACTTCTTCACCAGCGATAGACCCATTATTTTCTTGTACTCCTATTATTGATACCGATGGTAATACTGGACAGTATGGTTACTATTGGTCCAGCTCACCATTACAAGATGGACCAACTCCATATACCGATGCCGTTTATTTTTGCTTTGGAAAAGCTCAAGGCGTAATGAATGGTAATCTAATGGATGTACATGGTGCCGGAGCACAACGTAATGATCCTAAATCTGGAGATGCAACAGATTTTCCTGATAATTTTGGTCCACAAGGTGATGTTCGCTATGTTTATAATTTTATTAGATGTGTAAGAGATGTAAATTAA